The Penaeus monodon isolate SGIC_2016 chromosome 6, NSTDA_Pmon_1, whole genome shotgun sequence genomic sequence GAACttgagttatctttttattttacttatttattctttttttctaatcttatctttcgttttctcactctctgtatatatgtatatacatacacacacatactgtatgtgtgtgtatatatgtgtgcgtccacacacacgcgcgcgcttgcgtgtgtgtgtgcgtgcgtgcacatatatgtatatatgcatatagaatatatacatacacatatttatatatgtgtgtatgcgtgtatggatatgcacatgtgagtgtgtgtatgtatatatatttctctatcagtCTCCTCctaccatccctctccctttcgatATTAAACTTCCAACAAATCAGACATCACTGacagccttctcctcctccccctcgcatcCAGGTCACCGCACGGCCCTGTCTTCCCGCGTGGGCTTCAAGACGTCGAGTAGCGGACAGGAGAGGCAACTCATGAACGTCACGTATGAGAGGTAAGGTCATTTCGGTTTCAGATTTTTATCCTTGTATTATTCGAGGACCTATATTTGATCTCttgcgtattattatatatatatattttttttttaatgcatatgtatttttatttttaatggtagtttgGAGTGGATTCATTCATTAGTATTTAATAGCGATGGCAATTTAGTGACGAgggagtttagtttagttttcgaAGGCTTGGAAGGTCATGATGGTGTATGTAAGAGTAAGATCATATAATAAGGTAATTTTTCATGAACACAAGAGGCATCTGAAGTAGTAAAGTGAATCTTTTTGCAACCCTCGGAGTTGCTAGTTATGCAATTGGCTTATCATGTTCTTCCTATTGATATTGAAAGGTCTGGAGGTCACGCACAAGTTCAGACTCCTACATCAAGGACACAGATACAGGCAAGGGAGTTTGCGGATGGCAAACCTACATCTAGAATGACTAATTCGCCTAGTTTATCGAACCGTGGGCTGCGTGAGAGGAATTCACAAAGGAAATTCTCCCAGGGAGCAGCTGCTCTTTCTGCAACATTTAACCCTTTGAATAAAGAGCAAGATTCTACTCCGCTTAAAGTTTCTAAGCCAGTAAAGAAAAGGTTGTCTAGGAGCCAAGAATCAATTCATAACTCAACCCCTAAAATTACTCCTGAAAGGAAAAGGAGTGTATGCATTCCAAAGAAAGTTGGCAGAAAATCACCCCATGGTACAACACAAATTACAAACCAGCAATGGAATAAAGGTATTAGAAAGACTAAAGATGCATCCCCCAGTAGATCAGCATTGCCCGCCCCACAACACGAAACAAAAGGGAGCAATGAGCAGGCCAACAAGGCACCTCTATCCTCATCCTCACGTATCCCTCAAAGAAAGCTTGGAAGAGAAACGCGTTCAGGAGAAAGTAGGATTTTACCACAGCATAATCCTGACAGTGCGGATACATCTATAGAGGAACTTAAGATTAATCATACTCCAAGCAAAGCTTTGCCCATAACTTCAACTCCTAAGCCTTATAAAAGTCTTGGAATACTTGATGCAAATTCTGAGATAAAGGAAGATATACCTGTACACGAAGCTAAGAACAATGAGCCTTTGAAATATAGTACAAAGATACCAACATTTGTGCAGAACAAGTCTTCAGCTACGACCAGAGATCCATCCAAAACAAAGAATGCAAACAACAGTAGTAAAATGCCTTTAAAAACTCTCAACGCTTCCTTTAAGGCATGGAAGGAAACGCACGATATATCTGTTAAAAAAGAGGAACAAAGGAGGACAGAAAGGATGCAGAGTACAGCAAGGAGATCGCCAGAAAGGATCAGGTTACAAAATTCTTTAGAACAGAGGGCAAAAGCGTCTGGCATGAAGGCATCGTCAATACCAACGAAATGCCCTACGCTAGTCAATGCTTTAATATCTGCAAGAAGTACCAAAACTTAGTGATGAGGTGCAGTGCCAACAGAATGCAGTGCACAAAGTTGGTATTCAAATGCACCGAAAGTGAAATAAAGTTAGAAAGTATTGTTTATTCCTAATAGTTGATTTAAGAGGGTACCTACGTGAATGCTGAATTTCCGTAGTATATTTCACCCTAGAAATTAGTATTTATAGAAAAATGTAAATTTGATAACTCTCATTCAAACAATTTTATACAATGCTGTTGATTTATTCAGGGAAACAGAACATTGAAACATTAGCGTTTATCAAGTGTCTAATCCTGATCTAAAAGTGGAATGAACAGAACGCAATGAGAACACAGGATGTAAACTGAAGAGAAGTAAAACTGGATACATGAATCATTTCATTTAAAGCTTGCGGATTATGTGATATGCTAAAAAGTGCAAATTGaaagaggagaaggcgaagaaagaGGTGAAATATGCTGATTAAAAACAATGACCACGGTATAGCGAAAGAGTGCACTGGCTTGACGATATAGTTGCTAAAGGTACAGTGAACTTTTAGACAATCACAGTAGCCCAATGTCCGTGGTGTTAATTCTGACTTTTGATTATACTAAATAAAAtgcatgaaataaattttttgtggAAGTGCCATGCCAGTGTAACTagtataacataattttttatgatGAATTTATGTAGATGATTATCTTAAAACGTACCATGTCACCTGTGTTCCATGTTCAATTTATGCGttagtatgttgttgtttttttaaattatcattcgAGAATCTCTTTCAATTTCTGAGAGTACGGGGGCATTCTCCTTCGGACGTGGATGATTTttgcttcatgtgtgtgtgtgtgtgtgtgtgcgcgcgcgtacttgcgtgcgtgtacgtgtatacgTGTcgctgtgcatatacatacatatatacatatataaacatgattgCCAGTTCTTTTGCATTTAGTATCCGTCCCCCAAAGAACCCTTTGAAAAACCCTTCCCTCTGACCCACAGGTGTGACGAAGGCTACGTGCCCTCCTCTCCGTCGCCGCGTCGCCGATCGAGCGCCAGCGGCCGAGGAATCAGGCGAGACTCCCTCGAGGGCCGGTCCTCCCTGCGCCAGCGGTCCCAGTCGCCGGCCAACAGGGACCCCGGCGCCGCCTTCTCTCGCACTGGTTCTGGCAGGTTAGTTTATTaggttgttgttttgctgtttatttttattgaaggattttgaggaaggggaagaagcgtGGATGAGATGGAGGTGTTGAACGTTTGACAAGGCTTCAAGCTCATGGCACCTGTCTGTCGTTACTCTCAGAGACtccatttctcattttcctcataCTTCCACAGATATAACCCAAAGATTGGTTCTGATTTAATTGATTCTTCCACAAATGTAATTGATAAAAGTTTTAttgattcttatttttattgattcttCCGCAAATATTATCCCTAGAAGCGATTTTCCCCAGTTGATTCTTCTAAAAATATAATCCCCAAAAATAAATCCGATTTCATTGATTCTTTCACAGATATTAcctctttaatttaaaaatattgaatcCTTACTTTTCCACAAATATAACCCCTTGATTAAAATGATTCTCATTCCATTCCTTCTTCCACAGATATAACCCCATAAAGTGGAGTCCCGGTTTGCGCGACGAACAGACCGCCTGGCGAGACGACTCCTCCGAAGTGAGCGATGAAGGATACAAGAGTCAGGGGAACACAGGTCCGAGGACGCTCCCCAGAACTCGCAAGCCGACACCGAAGAAGAGCCTGGAACTGGATCCCACAGATATATTAGGTGAGTCCTTTGTTTGCGGGATGGATTTATCAGGATGAGTGGAGAAGTTTTGTTGGGTGAAATTTAGCTTTGAAATTTCGTGGTAGAAGATAAAtatcggggattttttttttcttttttgcagaaCGCCCTGAGTCTTCCATGACACAGATGTCCTCAGAGGGATCGTCGATGTCCACCGAAGACTCGGTACACACTCCCCCGAGGTCCCCAACCAACACAACGACCACCGCCCCCCACTATCCTCTCACAGATGCAACCAACACTTGGTCACCTCCGTCACAGGTCAAGCATAAAAATTCCAGCATTGGTACGCCCAGATCGAAGATACCGTTTATTGAGACCCTGAAGAGTCCATTCATAAATAACAAGAAATCCAAGAAAGCGTCATTGCCGGAGGAGAAGTCTCCGGGGAAGCCAGCCTGGAACGCCGGTCCGGGCGTGAGGAGGAACAGTCTGGACCGCGGCGAGCGGGTTATCAGCCGCAGCAGAAGCGCCACGAGCGAGGGCGGCCTCGTCATGCTAGGTAGAGATTCCCCGGCCCGGCAGTCCTTCCGCCCGTCGGCCAGGCGTCAGTCAGGGGGCTCGTGCGGCCCGACAGGGAAGAACACCTGGAACGGCCGAGCTTCGCGGGAACGACCGAGCCTCACCGCCGACACCTACAAGCCACCCACGACACCCAGGACGGTTCGCTCGGCCTCAGCCTCGCCTGCAACTACGCGGCGTCAGGTCGGACACTCGGCGCCGGCCACACCGCTTAATCGCTCGCCTAAACGCTCTGCGCCCGCGTCGACTCTCACGTCCCCTACCGGTGGTGGACCGCTTTTACAGCAACTGGCCGACTTGGAACCAGACGAAAATACTCTTTTGTGCATTAAAGATATTTATGACTCTCTTAAAGCAAGGGTTTCGGAGAGCTTAGCCGCGGAAGGTAAATCATTGCCTCCTGAACTTTCGCAAGACTACACTAATTCTTGGGTGACTGCACATGTATCCAGTGGTAGCCGTAGTTTAGATCCGAAACCCAGTGCTAGTGCTTCGAACGGTCCGCCAGGTGCTGTGAGGATTACTCCGAGAAAGTCCGGCGTCGGTTCTCGTATCCCAGCTCctacctttttccttcctcaccAGACAGGGATATAGCAGCGGGATCAAATAGAGTAGTAAAAGGCTGTGGACGTGGCACGTGGAGTCAGGGTCAGTAACCTACACCAATTGGACGGTTGAATCGAAGCTCGCGATGAAGTGAATCAAATTTTGAGTCATTTTTGTGCTCTGTCTCCTGGATGAAAACGCGAGAGACTAAATTGCTCAGACTTCGAAATAGAAAGGGATGCTGCTCCCCCTCCAGCAGGTGCCACCAACTAAGATTGGCTAGGAATATATCCATACCCAATGTGCCTCTGTAACCACACTAACATGAATGGTGCTCCTTACCTAACATGTGATATGTtgcaatttatattatttctgaTTTTATGAGAGTAACATTCCGATATTATAATGTGTTTGATATCGGTTGTGTCATATTGCAGATACTAGTCGAttgtagaatagaaaaaaaattattctatcaAAAGTATTTAAGATAAACTGTTTTTAATTCAATTTGATATTACTGTTGACACATTTTTAGTACAATGGTATATAGCTTTACAGACTTATTTGATCCAAACACATTACTGTATATCCCTAATTTCAGAATTTGATTGTAGTCATTTATTAATTCATCGAAGTATATATTCTACTGCATCATTATTTCCCTCTATGTAAAGGGACGCAGACCTGTCCCTTCTTTGCTCCGGTATAATAACTGTCACACACCAGTACAGCATCTAGTGTCTAACTGGGTACTTCATATAACCGAACACCACGTCAATGATCATTCACAACCATAGTGAATGCTTTGCAACAGTCTTGATATCAAAGAAATATATTGCTATTAATGTTGCAAATAGTATAGGAAGAATAGTGTACACAGCATATTGTAATCCTTTATCAGTGTTGTTTGGATAATTAGGCCACACAGAGCTAATCGATACTGAGAATGATGCATACAGGGCAATTACAGAACTTTATTTTGTAACTGATATCAGCAGGATTATTTGTCATGGGACTGAATATGCCCAGCATTTAATGTGATAAGTTTGGCAGAAAACCTTGCAACTGTTAATCTCTTTGAACATGGTTTGGATATGTGCATTAAGGTTTAtcagaatatatgatataatgtaaatacattcattatagtttatatattatgtatagagtgTGGCACTCGAGTGTActcttctttattattagtcGTCAAATGAGACATTTGCAGATGATTTGATTGTTAAAGAGCTTGTGCatcaaaattttatagatatatatactatatatgttaattCTTGTATTGAAACAAGTCCTTGTTTTCTAAAAACACGACTTCCATATATGACAGAGTTACAGAATGATTTCTGACATTATATTAGTTATAAAGAAGGACAATGTtggatgagtgaatgagagaaagtagTTGCATTTTTCTCTGTCAacataagtgtgtatattatCAACTCTCACCCATAGTGGATGCAACCCTGAAGGCTTTCCTGTAACTTCCATTGCTTTGTTAATATTTCTATGTGTATCAGCCACAGTTTTACTAATATAGGGTTAAAACTGAACagtaatatgatgaaaaaaaactgtTCATGTCATGTGATTCATTTGTCCAATATCATTAAAATGTTATGACACTGTATGTAAGGACATTACAGGGTGTTGGGGaagaatatacaaaattataaattatctaATTCAGCCATACTGAATTATTATTGGACAGTGTGTTGTTTTGCACTGTTCTGTGTTGCTTAGAGCTAAAGACTTATATAATGATGAGAGGTGATCAGAGACAAAGTGTTTGAAAGTTTGCTCACTGTATTTCATGCTTCCGTCTAGCACTTTGTTCTCATGCCTAGAACTTTTGTAAGATGCTGAAATATTGttcttccctgatttttttctacttatttcaGCACTTTGTAACAATGACTGATATACTGGCTTAAGTTtaagattttaaattatatactaatCCTAATTTTTGGTTGCTTATATTTCTCGTTTGGAGGAAACTGATGGGGTTCGAGGTAAGcagaaaagataacaataaccagtatatattgattttatttcgtAATACATTGTGGGCCCATAGGTGATGTGAAGGGCATGCTGTACATAGTGTTGATTGCAACTTTGTGTTAATCCTTAATGCTCTCGTATCAGTGaagcaatatatatgcatatacaaataccaTATTTTATTGTATAACCGGGCCTCACTTAACCCACAATTTTCCCTGCACCTCAGTTAACTGCTGCTCACTGTACCCTTTTTTATGTTGGCCAATGAGCAGAAACTCCAGTGAACTAATGCACAGAGGTTGTTcataaaaatacctttttttaataaacacactCCAAAAAGTGTTTTTCATTCTCAAATCCTCTACAGCCAAGGAAGTAATGGattaagaaagatataaaagcAAAAGGTTAATGTTCTGGTAAATCTTGATCTTCATGATGAGGCTGTTGATATGTCGAACAGATCTTGTAAGAGAACTACTGTCTTGTccctaaaatcagaaaaaagggaaatagataaaattttataaacaattattagACCATAGCAAAGAGATCAAAGAAAGTAACAATATATCAAttacatcgaaaaaaaaacatcagaggaTATATACATTGCTCTTATTTAATGAAAGACTTAATCGTTCttatcatacacacataatactacTTATTCAAGATGAAATCAATCCACCTGTAGACAAGGTCATCTCTAAACTTAAGTGACTTAACACTGAAAGTAGTAATGAATGTTACACCAGAATCGTTCATTAAGCGAGTGTTATATTGAAAAAGCAACACGTCGAATAAAACACATTCTTCAACTATTTTGCAGACATTCATTCCCCTTTATGCTTACATAAAGAGATTAGATACAAGGTTGCGTGAGATGAGATTTATAAAAGCGCGCCCACATTAAACAAATTGTGGAAGCAGCTGTTGGAATTATCCTGCATTGacagaagtctctctctctctctctctctctatctatctatctatctatctatatacctatctatctgtctctcgccAGTTTCTTACATCGAaacattctttcattttattatatatcacaagATCGAAATATTTACTGATTTATCCAGTTTGACACCCTGTCAGGGGATGTGATATCACCTTTCAATTATTTACGTCTACCAGAATTTACAAAGTTTTGAATGTGGAAATACTTGTAGCGTTCAAAAGACTTATCCCTGACGTTAGACTTCTCTAGAATTCGGTTTTGGGATTTCCAGAGTTAATTTACCGATCTgaattactagaaaaaaaaagatgtcctTTGAAAATAATTTGGTATCCCCCCTAAGTTAGCTCATTATCTGTTTTCTGTAATTATATTCGTAGGGGTGACTACgttattgaaaaaaagataacataaaacagacatgtccacacacacacacaaacacacacacacatacacacacacacacacacacacacacacacacacacacacaaacacacacacgcacacacacacacacacacacacacacacacacacacacacatgcacagatatatgttatatatatatatatatatatatatatatatatatatatatatatatatatatatatatatatatttatatatatatatgtatgtatatatgtatgtatgtatgtatacacacacacacacacacacacacacacacacacacacacacacacacacacacacatatatatatatatatatatatatatatatataatatatatatataaaatatatatatatatatgtatgtatgtatgtatagtatgtatgtatacatatatatatatatatatataatatatatatatatatatatatatatacatatatatatatatatatatgcacacacacacacacacacacaccatacactcacacacacacacacacacacacacacacacacacacacacacacacacacaatatatatatatatatatatatatatatatatatatatatatgtatatataacatatatatatacatatatatatatatatatatatatatatatataatatatatatatatatataagatgtggataattctatttctgttaccagtggaccacgtggctgttttccacgtggatccaaatgtcacaaataagaaccacccgctcagcgagggcggaggtcacattttatatctgacctcgtttgaccggaagttcgtgtgaagcaccgacgcggtagggtcacctctcccctccctccgggggagttcgtgtcaagcgaccagcgcggtaggtcagctccgccctctctcgggcagctgaccgtggcctccacgcggcgcttttgaccctttagacaagtcgtagcgtcgtcgtagcatgtgttcatccctttacgtgtgttttgcgtccctgtcagccactgtactagagtacgaatagccgttataactggtggcagggtggcgctgcgtccttccggctcgcagcatgaacgcaaatctccgaagaaaatccgctcgaccgcttcaagacatggctaagaaaaaaaaaacacgtaagtacacgtttgggcccctttcttatttcttttcccttcttctcccatacatgtgttaagccgttgttttttgttgggttaataggtgctaaggacagcaaatggcacgttctccactattcttccacctcagatcgcatttccgtgtgatcgagtatgcaatcaataaacatgaatatcgttcgttagttaagtaattaattattttctctcgtttttagagatttatattgtttcatctgcaacgaatttaacgcgttcgtgattttatcttatcacgaataccatttcattttatctcgttcctaaccctcgccccccgacctgaccgtcgcttttctttcttttgcggtcactttggattagaaaaaggttattttcctgtcttgacctgacctcactttctcttttcccggtgggtggcggcgtgggtagggtcagatgaccacttggttccctctaatttggaagcaaacatatcattgttacattgctttttggtgacacgttctatcggcgctagagcgaagcaggtaacaaaattgtattatttggatatagcgtaggatcttcccccatatcatagtgcacaggattgccccggggttgcgtaaacgcctaatagatctgcgctccgtcgttcgaaaataggtgcaataaaccgaagttattcgttcgttcggctccctttgagtcggtgtgacccgcggttacgtccgttaattaatgtaggactagggtttaagctagaatcattattcgcttattaatcacacctttctcaccctcctcaagtcgcttgcatgttttgggttaccccccaagcgtttgtgtgattcgtgaattatatatccttcgggaattttgcgagcgcccattacagatacgcagaagagagcaggatattatattcctggctcgagtcgcttcagtcttatacggcatttgggtataggatccccccgttattgagttttattgaagtctgacgtgcaaagctagacatgtacctcggcagttcagatttctgaccccgagaagatttgcttgataaaaaatttggcgaatatttttttcatgtcaccattcattcatgcgtacattctgtcgcatatcatcatatgttgaattcaatgtggtagttgaaataatcttaaatagctagcattgctaatttacttcagtcttgttatagcgaacgttaatattcgtgtttatgattcattctctgtgtgaggtcactcgccttccctctcattaacgatagctgtcactcacacacgcatacacacacaccttcacctcactcacacacgcaggacaaaagacactgaccctttttcattaataaggctggttgctgtcttagtgccggcgtaaagattattatgtatctctttagcccgcaattttgtccgtcgtgacgagtggttcatacataaagtacaagttacatctatttcttatctgtgtgacgactatggttcaaatagatcttcgcggatcgccgatgtcgttcccttatctattctcatatctatcagagatggttggtagttcaaataggtctatgcggaccgctactgacatctccctcttctatttcttcttacctttgtgaaaataaaacacaaaataaaaaaaaaaaaaacgaaaataattaaaaattaaaaaccgtaaattgttatgaataaccggctagtggtaattaccaccccatcttctctgttgcctttctttttctcttactctggcccttacgtgtatgatctggctccccgactttatattgcagtcggaccgacacggcaccgaaggaggaccttagatgctgtaagaaggacgtcatcgaagatcgccataggcccacggaccaggattttcgtcagaaaaggtgttgcctgccagactccccgtacatccagcgaaccagcacctttgccgcaggtatcagtcgccccagaatgctgtgcctggcggacgcctgcagatccggtcaactccaggagctcgtagcgcagatatcagcagccccgagatgccgcccctgccccgacgcccgtagatccggatgaagattacgaggacgtgtggacgcgagaaggacctggacgagatctgtgaggacgtgtggacgaggacgccgccgagttaggcctgggccaggactacgaggaggtcaaaccAAAAGGggcctttgcgagactttcgaggacgtgtgaacgaggacggacagttacacagaggaccaggaggattaggacgacagggacgagaagccacgaaaagatgaaccaggacaacgcacgagaacgagacgaccagccaagttaggtcacccttgaaggcgcctcgagggcgaggcgcgagtaggtggccgagcaatataagatgtggataattctatttctgttacaggatgtggataattctatttctgttaccagtggaccacgtggctgttttccacgtggatccaaatgtcacaaataagaaccacccgctcagcgagggcggaggtcacattttatatctgacctcgtttgaccgggagttcgtgtgaagcaccgacgcggtagggtcacctctcgcctccctccgggggagtccgtgccaagctaccgacgcggtagggtcagctctcgcctccctccgggggagttcgtagccagctaccaccgcgctaaggtcagctccgccctctctccgggcagctgaccgtggcctccacgcggcgcttttgaccctttagagaagtcgtagcgtcgtcgtagcgtgtgttcacccctttacgtgtgttttgcgtccctgtcagccactgtactagagtacgcatagcccgttataatatatatatatatatatataatatatatatatatatatatatatatatatatatatatatatatatatgtgtgtgtgtgtgtgtgtgtgagtgtatgtgtgtgtgtgtgtgtgtgtgtacatatatatatatatatatatatatatatatatatatatatatatatatatatatatatatatatatacatacattaataaacacaccacacacacacacacacacacatacacacacacacacacagacacacacacacacacacaccacacacacatatatatatatatatatatatatatatatatatatatatatatatatatatatatatatatatatatatatatatatatatatattgtatgtatttatgtattatgtgtgtagtgttgtgtgtgtttgtagtattgttttatgtatatagttatagattgtgtagtgatgtacatatatatatatatatatatatatatatatatataatatatatatatatatatatatatacatacatacatataataaaacacaacacaacacacacaactacacaacacacacacactacacacacataacaatcatatatatatatatatatatatatatatatataatataatatatatacatatctatatacatactgtacatatatgtatgtatgtatatatacacatatatatgtatatatatgtatatatacacatatatatgtatatatatgtatatatatatacatacatatatatatatatatatatatatatatatatatatatgtgtgtgtgtgtgtgtgtggtgtgtgtgtgtgtgtgtgtgtgtgtgtgtgtgtgtgtgcaaaaaggaTGATAGAGAGAATTGATAAGGGAACAGATTTTGCTAAGTCAGATATGGAAAAGGCATATTTAATGTTATCTGAAACTaaatgctaaaagaaaaaaacaattgagAGAAAAGTCAGTACCAGGAATAAATCATTGTCGTTTAACCAACAAAGAAATTCATACTATGTGCTAAAGAAGATAACAGCAATTATCGTGAAActattggtaatgataacaatgataacaataatgataatga encodes the following:
- the LOC119574086 gene encoding GAS2-like protein pickled eggs, with translation MLENVNEMKLEKIESNARKILSPVFTSTYTKQMNKRMGHFYDHKYRNQLIIRMSLLDYLCRGCGYDGSASNPAKDGTWAIACFRIPAMRKLAHLEPKGVTGTELRCLSRDLGRTFRRGRSKGQRAVRLERMVEGEREAKQGVDVIETVSAEEDGATTGLRLKTQAYRNASNWEKLRVTLTTPNGVCLWRFHRARDVMARGSPRGVAKEVHDSPGYIKTTTSVMQDTRDGNNFGVRDLVERCSCPSQFPMVKVSEGKYRIGDTRVLIFVRILRNHVMVRVGGGWDTLEHYLDKHDPCRCRQGHRTALSSRVGFKTSSSGQERQLMNVTYERCDEGYVPSSPSPRRRSSASGRGIRRDSLEGRSSLRQRSQSPANRDPGAAFSRTGSGRYNPIKWSPGLRDEQTAWRDDSSEVSDEGYKSQGNTGPRTLPRTRKPTPKKSLELDPTDILERPESSMTQMSSEGSSMSTEDSVHTPPRSPTNTTTTAPHYPLTDATNTWSPPSQVKHKNSSIGTPRSKIPFIETLKSPFINNKKSKKASLPEEKSPGKPAWNAGPGVRRNSLDRGERVISRSRSATSEGGLVMLGRDSPARQSFRPSARRQSGGSCGPTGKNTWNGRASRERPSLTADTYKPPTTPRTVRSASASPATTRRQVGHSAPATPLNRSPKRSAPASTLTSPTGGGPLLQQLADLEPDENTLLCIKDIYDSLKARVSESLAAEGKSLPPELSQDYTNSWVTAHVSSGSRSLDPKPSASASNGPPGAVRITPRKSGVGSRIPAPTFFLPHQTGI